The proteins below are encoded in one region of Pseudomonas ekonensis:
- a CDS encoding RloB family protein, with the protein MGTDNLFHKRKAQKLQRNKPSRKPYEKVLIVCEGRKTEPNYFNELKDFYEIDTANIHISGDCGSDPISVVRHGEDLFKEAAKTSEPFDKVFCVFDRDNFGEKFHDAIRLIDSLKPKNTYKAITSTPCFEIWLILHYTYISTSIETVGKKSCGARTLEELHKYWPEYNKGHQGVFEHLFNQLDSAKSLSARLINDSKNTGSTNPLTLVHELVEYLQNVKT; encoded by the coding sequence ATGGGGACGGATAATTTATTCCACAAAAGGAAAGCTCAAAAACTCCAACGAAACAAGCCATCCAGAAAGCCTTACGAAAAGGTTCTAATTGTATGCGAGGGAAGAAAAACCGAACCAAACTACTTTAACGAGCTAAAGGATTTTTATGAGATCGACACTGCAAATATTCACATTAGCGGCGATTGCGGCTCGGATCCTATTAGTGTAGTCAGGCATGGAGAAGACCTCTTCAAAGAGGCCGCAAAAACTTCCGAACCGTTCGACAAGGTATTTTGTGTTTTTGATCGGGACAATTTTGGCGAGAAATTTCATGACGCGATTAGACTGATTGACTCTTTAAAACCAAAGAACACCTACAAAGCAATCACGTCTACTCCTTGCTTTGAGATTTGGCTCATCCTTCACTACACCTACATTTCCACTTCGATTGAGACTGTTGGCAAAAAGTCTTGTGGAGCGAGAACATTGGAGGAGCTTCATAAATATTGGCCCGAGTATAACAAGGGCCACCAAGGCGTATTTGAACATCTATTTAACCAGCTCGACTCTGCAAAATCTCTAAGTGCAAGATTGATTAACGACTCAAAAAACACAGGCTCTACCAATCCGTTGACCTTAGTCCACGAGCTTGTCGAATACTTACAAAACGTGAAGACTTAA